A genomic region of Streptomyces sp. R33 contains the following coding sequences:
- a CDS encoding MFS transporter, whose product MNRRMVLILSLTCAVAVGNLYFPQAIVPLIAAGLHTSPDAASIVVTATQVGYTAGIFLLVPLADRLAYRPFLVILLALTGLGLLAAGCAPTLALLAAASGLIGVTTVAAQVIAPLAAGLVAADRRGAVMGTLLSGSIGGMLLARTFSGTLGEWLGWRAPYLVAGMVVLLLAAVLGSTVPAAAAPSREPYRTLLTEPLRLLRAEPELRRSCVYQASVFAGFSAVWTCLALLLTGPAYGLGSQAVGMLALVGAATMLCTPLAGRLVDRRGPGPVNLVCLLGVLLSAVVLAAGASGGAAGFTALAIGTLLLDLAMQSGMVANQARVFAVRPEARGRLNTAYMTCVYLGGSAGSWLGVRIYGRAGWWGVCLLVALLAALALARHFARTPVASRARRSRPAHAPAPSGSTTGG is encoded by the coding sequence ATGAACCGCAGGATGGTTCTGATCCTGTCCCTGACCTGCGCCGTCGCCGTGGGCAACCTCTACTTCCCGCAGGCGATCGTCCCGCTGATCGCCGCAGGTCTGCACACCTCTCCCGATGCCGCCTCCATCGTGGTGACCGCCACTCAAGTCGGCTACACGGCCGGCATCTTCCTGCTGGTGCCGCTGGCCGACCGGCTTGCGTACCGCCCGTTCCTCGTCATCCTGCTCGCCCTCACCGGCCTGGGCCTGCTCGCCGCGGGTTGTGCACCCACCCTGGCGCTCCTCGCCGCCGCCAGCGGTCTCATCGGGGTCACCACCGTGGCCGCGCAGGTCATCGCCCCGCTGGCAGCCGGGCTCGTGGCAGCCGACCGCCGCGGGGCGGTGATGGGCACGTTGCTGAGCGGCTCCATCGGCGGCATGCTGCTGGCCCGCACGTTCAGCGGGACGCTCGGCGAATGGCTGGGCTGGCGGGCCCCCTACCTGGTGGCCGGGATGGTCGTCCTGCTGCTGGCGGCCGTCCTCGGCTCCACGGTACCGGCCGCGGCCGCGCCCTCGCGCGAGCCGTACCGGACACTGCTGACCGAGCCGCTGCGTCTGTTGCGCGCCGAGCCCGAGCTGCGCCGCTCCTGCGTCTACCAGGCCTCGGTCTTCGCCGGGTTCTCGGCCGTGTGGACCTGTCTGGCGCTCCTTCTCACCGGCCCGGCCTACGGCTTGGGCAGTCAGGCGGTCGGGATGCTCGCCCTGGTCGGCGCCGCCACCATGCTCTGTACGCCGCTCGCCGGACGCTTGGTGGACCGCAGGGGGCCCGGCCCGGTGAACCTCGTCTGCCTGCTCGGGGTGCTCCTCTCCGCCGTGGTGCTCGCAGCCGGCGCCTCGGGCGGGGCGGCGGGGTTCACCGCCCTGGCGATCGGCACGCTCCTGCTCGACCTGGCGATGCAGTCCGGCATGGTCGCCAATCAGGCGCGGGTCTTCGCCGTGCGCCCCGAGGCCCGCGGCAGGCTGAACACCGCGTACATGACCTGCGTCTACCTGGGTGGCAGCGCGGGTTCCTGGCTCGGAGTACGCATCTACGGCCGGGCCGGGTGGTGGGGCGTGTGCTTGCTCGTGGCGCTGCTCGCCGCCCTGGCCCTGGCCCGCCACTTCGCGAGGACTCCCGTGGCTTCGCGAGCGCGGCGGAGCCGACCCGCGCATGCGCCCGCTCCCTCGGGTTCGACGACCGGCGGATGA
- a CDS encoding helix-turn-helix domain-containing protein, whose translation MISFVLGVEDLADTRFALSPLSETIFSLRVLRDPGLSAVHLPWRRSVLGRLDGLDTGLLMSLVAQRLTLPDFLTPRPTSFSPSFEEELAVVRAASPDLVRRDLSAAHAPDPLPEALRGAMATDDAQVLEVRDAICELLQRYWEIAVEPMWPRMRLLLEADMTYRARQLAMGGARLLFAGMHPNLSWQDGVLHIDKMISRHQVAASGRGLLLVPSVFAHKPAPPVSPEEPPLLMYPSRGVATMWAPAPAADAPALVALLGAPRARLLGLLTEPLPTVEIARRFRVTPSAVSQHLRVLHATGLVTRARDGRQVLYRRSPLGDQLAGPHS comes from the coding sequence ATGATCAGCTTCGTGCTCGGTGTCGAGGACCTCGCGGACACCCGGTTCGCGCTCTCGCCCTTGAGCGAAACCATCTTCAGTCTGCGCGTGCTGCGCGACCCGGGCCTGTCGGCGGTGCACCTGCCGTGGCGCAGGTCCGTCCTCGGCCGGCTCGACGGGCTCGACACCGGCCTGCTGATGTCCCTGGTGGCGCAGCGGCTCACCCTTCCCGACTTCCTGACGCCGCGGCCGACGAGCTTCTCCCCCTCCTTCGAGGAGGAACTGGCCGTCGTCCGCGCGGCCTCCCCGGACCTGGTGCGCCGCGACCTGTCGGCCGCCCACGCACCGGATCCGCTGCCCGAGGCCCTGCGCGGTGCCATGGCCACGGACGATGCCCAGGTCCTCGAAGTCCGCGACGCCATCTGTGAGCTCTTGCAGCGGTACTGGGAGATCGCCGTCGAGCCGATGTGGCCCCGGATGCGGCTGCTGCTCGAAGCCGACATGACCTACCGGGCCCGGCAGTTGGCCATGGGCGGCGCCCGCCTGCTGTTCGCCGGCATGCATCCGAACCTGAGCTGGCAGGACGGAGTGCTGCACATCGACAAGATGATCAGCAGGCACCAGGTCGCCGCGTCCGGGCGAGGGCTGCTGCTCGTGCCTTCCGTGTTCGCCCACAAGCCCGCACCCCCGGTCAGCCCCGAGGAACCACCGCTGCTGATGTACCCCAGCCGTGGGGTGGCGACGATGTGGGCCCCGGCGCCGGCGGCCGACGCGCCCGCTCTCGTGGCGCTGCTCGGCGCGCCCCGGGCCCGGCTGCTCGGCCTCCTCACCGAGCCGCTGCCCACGGTCGAGATCGCGCGCCGCTTCCGGGTCACCCCGAGCGCCGTGTCCCAGCACCTGCGCGTCCTGCACGCCACGGGCCTGGTCACCCGGGCCCGTGACGGACGGCAGGTGTTGTACCGACGCAGCCCGCTGGGCGACCAGTTGGCCGGCCCGCATTCCTGA
- a CDS encoding Nramp family divalent metal transporter produces MAETLQTGTGESGNSAPRKANWRYIGPGIVVAATGVGAGDLVATLVAGGKFGYTLLWAAVIGCLVKISLAEAAGRWHLATGRTLFDGWRSLGSWTTVYFAGYVVVWGFVYGAAAMSSSALPLAALFPDTMDLKAWAVLCGLVGLVFVWFNRYAVFEKVMTVLVGVMFLVTVYLAVRVTPHLGAAFAGLAPVLPDGSLIYTLGLIGGVGGTITLAAYGYWVNAKGWTDAGWMKVMRLDNRVAYVTTGIFVVAMLFVGAELLHSSGVAIAKGDRGLLDLTGILADRYGTPTAKLFLVGFFATSFTSLIGVWHGVSLMFADFVTKYRPALLPDGTSREKSLPFRGYLLWLTFPPISLLFLDQPFGLVIVYGVIGAFFMPFLALTLLWLLNSSRTPAGWRNGLLSNAMLAAAGLLFVVLCVQQVRELPW; encoded by the coding sequence ATGGCGGAGACCCTGCAGACCGGCACGGGGGAGAGTGGGAACAGTGCCCCGCGCAAGGCGAACTGGCGCTACATCGGCCCCGGCATCGTGGTCGCCGCGACCGGCGTGGGAGCCGGCGACCTCGTGGCCACGCTCGTTGCGGGCGGCAAGTTCGGCTACACCCTGCTGTGGGCGGCGGTGATCGGCTGCCTCGTCAAGATCTCCCTCGCGGAAGCCGCCGGCCGCTGGCACCTCGCCACCGGACGCACGCTCTTCGACGGCTGGCGCAGCCTCGGATCCTGGACCACGGTGTACTTCGCCGGGTACGTCGTCGTCTGGGGCTTCGTCTACGGCGCCGCCGCGATGTCCTCGAGCGCCCTGCCGCTCGCCGCGCTCTTCCCGGACACCATGGACCTGAAGGCCTGGGCCGTCCTGTGTGGCCTGGTGGGTCTGGTGTTCGTGTGGTTCAACCGGTACGCCGTCTTCGAGAAGGTCATGACGGTGCTGGTCGGCGTCATGTTCCTCGTCACCGTGTATCTCGCGGTCCGGGTCACGCCGCACCTCGGCGCCGCCTTCGCCGGCCTCGCGCCTGTCCTCCCGGACGGTTCGCTGATCTACACGCTCGGTCTCATCGGCGGTGTCGGCGGCACGATCACCCTGGCAGCCTACGGCTACTGGGTCAACGCCAAGGGCTGGACCGACGCGGGCTGGATGAAGGTGATGCGCCTGGACAACCGGGTCGCCTACGTCACCACCGGCATCTTCGTCGTGGCCATGCTCTTCGTCGGTGCCGAGCTGCTGCACTCCTCCGGCGTGGCGATCGCGAAGGGCGACCGGGGGCTGCTCGACCTCACCGGCATCCTCGCGGACCGCTACGGAACACCGACCGCCAAGCTCTTCCTGGTCGGCTTCTTCGCGACGTCCTTCACCTCGCTGATCGGCGTGTGGCACGGCGTGAGCCTGATGTTCGCCGACTTCGTCACGAAGTACCGCCCGGCCCTCCTCCCGGACGGGACGAGCCGCGAGAAGTCCCTGCCGTTCCGGGGCTACCTGCTCTGGCTGACTTTCCCGCCGATCAGCCTGCTCTTCCTCGACCAGCCGTTCGGGCTCGTCATCGTCTACGGGGTCATCGGCGCGTTCTTCATGCCGTTCCTGGCCCTCACCCTGCTGTGGCTGCTCAACAGCTCGCGTACTCCGGCCGGTTGGCGCAACGGCCTGCTGAGCAACGCGATGCTGGCGGCAGCCGGGCTGCTGTTCGTGGTGCTGTGCGTACAGCAGGTGCGGGAACTGCCCTGGTAG
- a CDS encoding APC family permease produces the protein MAQDSAGGAAGAEIPDAELKHNAIGFLDALVIGLNSTSPAYSLAAVIGPIVALAGIYAPGVMLASFVPMLLIAAAFYYLNKVDQDCGTTFSWVTRAMGPWAGWLGGWAITMTGVLVIGSLADVAVNFGLLAVGLDSWADNTVIRQTLAVVVILAMTAICVIGTELSAHLQDILILAQVFFLLAFSVVALYRVYADTSTLDSIEPSLSWLNPFGAGGSALTGGLLLGVFIYWGWESAVNLTEEVKDSATAPGRAGIWSTVVLLVTYLSVGFAIVGYAGTAFLAENADEEEAIFAVLAHEVMGGWDWVVLLAVCTSALASTQTTIIPASRTALSMARRHALPPDLAHIHPRFRTPDVSTWWVAGIAIAWYLIVNQISENALLDSLTALSLLIAFYYALTGVACAVYYRRHLLENLHNFLLIGLGPLIGAGLLAWLLEESIDDMSNPENSASGDSWFGLGPPLVIGIGIAVVGVLIMCFWRVRDGRFWQERRGVVDPELVHGRKQ, from the coding sequence ATGGCCCAGGACAGTGCCGGCGGCGCAGCGGGTGCAGAAATCCCGGACGCGGAGCTCAAACACAACGCGATCGGTTTCCTCGACGCGCTCGTCATCGGCCTGAACTCCACCTCGCCCGCCTACTCACTGGCCGCTGTCATCGGGCCGATCGTGGCGCTGGCCGGGATCTACGCGCCCGGCGTGATGCTGGCGTCGTTCGTTCCGATGCTGCTGATCGCCGCCGCCTTCTACTACCTCAACAAGGTCGACCAGGACTGCGGGACCACGTTCTCCTGGGTGACACGGGCCATGGGCCCCTGGGCGGGCTGGCTCGGCGGCTGGGCGATCACGATGACCGGCGTCCTGGTCATCGGCTCGCTGGCCGACGTCGCCGTCAACTTCGGCCTGCTCGCCGTCGGCCTCGATTCCTGGGCCGACAACACGGTGATCCGGCAGACCCTCGCCGTCGTGGTGATCCTCGCCATGACCGCCATCTGTGTCATCGGCACCGAGCTGTCGGCCCACCTCCAGGACATCCTGATCCTCGCCCAGGTCTTCTTCCTCCTGGCCTTCTCGGTGGTGGCCCTCTACCGCGTCTACGCCGACACCAGCACCCTCGACTCCATCGAGCCGTCCCTCAGCTGGCTCAACCCCTTCGGCGCGGGCGGCAGCGCCCTCACCGGCGGGCTGCTGCTCGGCGTGTTCATCTACTGGGGCTGGGAGTCCGCGGTGAACCTCACCGAAGAGGTGAAGGACTCCGCCACGGCGCCGGGCAGGGCCGGGATCTGGTCGACCGTGGTCCTGTTGGTGACCTACCTGTCCGTGGGCTTCGCCATCGTCGGCTACGCCGGAACCGCCTTCCTCGCCGAGAACGCGGACGAGGAGGAGGCCATCTTCGCCGTGCTCGCGCACGAGGTGATGGGCGGCTGGGACTGGGTGGTGCTCCTCGCCGTCTGCACGTCCGCGCTCGCCTCGACCCAGACGACGATCATCCCGGCCTCCCGGACGGCCTTGTCGATGGCCCGGCGGCACGCGCTGCCGCCGGACCTCGCACACATCCACCCGCGGTTCCGGACCCCGGACGTGAGCACGTGGTGGGTCGCCGGCATCGCCATCGCCTGGTACCTCATCGTCAACCAGATCAGCGAGAACGCCCTCCTGGACTCGCTGACGGCGCTCTCCCTGCTCATCGCCTTCTACTACGCGCTGACGGGGGTGGCGTGCGCCGTCTACTACCGCCGCCACCTGCTGGAGAACCTGCACAACTTCCTGCTCATCGGCCTCGGGCCGCTGATCGGCGCAGGTCTGCTGGCCTGGCTGCTGGAGGAGTCGATCGACGACATGTCGAATCCGGAGAACTCGGCCAGCGGGGATTCCTGGTTCGGCCTCGGCCCACCGCTCGTGATCGGGATCGGGATCGCCGTGGTCGGCGTGCTGATCATGTGCTTCTGGCGGGTACGGGACGGCAGGTTCTGGCAGGAGCGGCGGGGCGTGGTCGATCCGGAGCTCGTCCACGGCAGGAAGCAGTAG
- a CDS encoding universal stress protein yields MSVVLGYDESPGAERALQVALEVATAFGEPLVLVYGAAAPGAAGEEYVAHREAIRQVGRSALARAVEAADEAGVPSTVEVVDEKPAQALLDAAERHRARVIIVGSWGDSPIRGALLGSTPHKLLHLSPVPVLCVPTRGDTEE; encoded by the coding sequence ATGTCCGTGGTCCTGGGGTACGACGAGTCACCCGGCGCGGAACGGGCCCTGCAGGTGGCCCTCGAGGTGGCCACCGCCTTCGGCGAACCGCTCGTCCTCGTCTACGGTGCCGCCGCGCCCGGCGCCGCCGGGGAGGAGTACGTGGCGCACCGGGAGGCGATCCGGCAGGTGGGGCGCAGCGCCCTCGCGCGGGCCGTCGAGGCCGCCGACGAGGCGGGCGTCCCGTCGACGGTCGAAGTGGTCGACGAGAAACCGGCCCAGGCCCTGCTCGACGCCGCGGAGCGGCACCGTGCGCGGGTCATCATCGTCGGCAGCTGGGGGGACAGCCCGATCCGCGGCGCCCTGCTGGGCTCCACCCCGCACAAACTGCTGCACCTGTCGCCGGTCCCGGTGCTGTGCGTGCCGACGCGGGGCGACACCGAGGAGTAG
- a CDS encoding VOC family protein: protein MLGDSKGFSGYSVDDIEGAKGFYGETLGLRVSEENGLLTLHLAGNTDVMLYPKENHEAATFTVLNFPVDDIDQAVDELASRGVTFERYEAFDQDAKGIARETPGPAIAWFKDPAGNILSVLQPNGM from the coding sequence ATGCTGGGAGACAGCAAGGGATTCAGCGGCTACTCGGTGGACGACATCGAGGGCGCCAAGGGCTTCTACGGCGAGACGCTCGGACTGCGGGTGTCCGAGGAGAACGGCCTGTTGACCCTGCACCTTGCGGGGAACACCGATGTCATGCTGTACCCGAAGGAGAATCACGAGGCCGCGACCTTCACGGTTTTGAACTTCCCCGTGGACGACATCGACCAGGCCGTCGATGAACTGGCGTCCCGCGGCGTGACGTTCGAGCGGTACGAGGCGTTCGACCAGGACGCCAAGGGAATCGCCCGGGAGACGCCCGGCCCCGCGATCGCATGGTTCAAGGACCCGGCCGGGAACATCCTCTCCGTGCTCCAGCCGAACGGGATGTAG
- a CDS encoding DUF6493 family protein translates to MAEEAVPAPLAVVAGSAAELIDGDGGTVTAYEALLDAVVRWAGRDRAALAEALRPVVERWGGVHQPRVRAAARLLAVVRCAAEPVEERAVADRREAGSWLETCQHEAVLHVVGARIAEICGWLRHGETVPMLLATPSRADGAVDPYDLVMRLTEYEQEGARPGPADLGQALLRCCGGPADEDVVRAAAELALPEGPRIAAWLRAGGLPQPGAAVVREPGAPQRPSRRYGARVGRRVLVGTEPLDGRGDFPRGFWSLFRGFEPLIGCNHLLLGHRERHAAAALPWHPEIVAARLLTEVAATADQDGAGSPEFLPALAQSPGPAGPAVHLALAYGLGARPDADREAAVEALLVLAAQGGLEGVLLGGELARLVLLGTLRLPVVTESLARAAGAGAGAGAVWPVLAAMLPGLLAAVQSGAVARPYVPLLALAADCAQGCAARGSVAEVDALAARPGSAQSVREARRLRDVLAGRRP, encoded by the coding sequence GTGGCCGAGGAAGCCGTACCCGCGCCGCTCGCCGTGGTGGCGGGATCGGCCGCGGAGCTGATCGACGGGGACGGCGGAACCGTGACGGCGTACGAAGCGCTGCTCGATGCCGTGGTCCGGTGGGCCGGACGGGATCGAGCAGCGCTCGCAGAGGCGCTGCGCCCGGTCGTGGAGCGCTGGGGTGGTGTGCATCAGCCGCGGGTGCGCGCCGCCGCGCGGCTGCTGGCCGTCGTACGGTGCGCCGCAGAGCCGGTCGAGGAGCGGGCGGTGGCGGACCGGCGTGAGGCCGGGTCATGGCTGGAGACCTGCCAGCACGAGGCGGTCCTCCACGTGGTCGGCGCACGGATCGCGGAGATCTGCGGGTGGCTGCGGCACGGCGAGACCGTGCCGATGCTGCTGGCCACGCCGAGCCGGGCCGACGGCGCCGTGGACCCGTACGACCTGGTCATGCGGCTCACCGAGTACGAGCAGGAAGGCGCCCGGCCGGGGCCCGCCGACCTGGGGCAGGCGCTGCTGCGCTGCTGTGGCGGCCCCGCCGACGAGGACGTCGTGCGCGCGGCGGCCGAGCTGGCGCTGCCCGAGGGCCCGCGCATCGCCGCATGGCTGCGCGCGGGCGGGCTGCCGCAGCCGGGTGCGGCCGTGGTGCGGGAGCCGGGTGCGCCGCAGCGGCCGAGCCGCCGGTACGGGGCCCGGGTGGGGCGCCGGGTCCTCGTCGGGACCGAACCCCTGGACGGGCGGGGTGACTTCCCCCGGGGGTTCTGGTCGCTGTTCCGGGGCTTCGAGCCGCTGATCGGCTGCAACCATCTGCTGCTGGGGCACCGGGAGCGGCATGCCGCCGCCGCACTGCCGTGGCATCCCGAGATCGTGGCGGCCCGGCTGTTGACGGAGGTCGCGGCCACGGCCGACCAGGACGGGGCGGGCAGCCCCGAGTTCCTGCCCGCGCTGGCGCAGAGCCCGGGCCCGGCCGGACCCGCCGTCCATCTGGCCCTGGCGTACGGGCTCGGCGCGCGCCCCGACGCCGACCGGGAGGCGGCCGTCGAGGCCTTGCTGGTCCTGGCCGCGCAGGGCGGCCTGGAGGGCGTGCTGCTGGGCGGTGAGCTGGCCCGGCTGGTGCTGCTGGGCACCCTGCGGCTGCCGGTGGTGACGGAGTCGCTGGCCCGCGCCGCCGGTGCCGGTGCCGGTGCCGGCGCGGTGTGGCCCGTGCTGGCTGCGATGCTGCCCGGGCTGCTGGCGGCGGTGCAGTCGGGAGCCGTGGCCCGGCCGTACGTGCCGCTGCTGGCGTTGGCCGCGGACTGTGCGCAGGGCTGCGCCGCGCGTGGCTCCGTCGCCGAGGTCGATGCGCTGGCTGCGCGGCCGGGCTCGGCGCAGTCGGTACGGGAAGCCCGCCGACTGCGCGACGTACTGGCCGGGCGGCGCCCGTAA
- a CDS encoding putative glycolipid-binding domain-containing protein, producing MDDFVRFTRTWHVWASKGYDTAWGEFEGDRLHARGRAIALEGGPYWVGYRLETGPRFVTRSLHVSVEGPGHAKRELALCRDDEGRWTVDGQARAEFDGALDCDLGLCPLTNTMPVRRHGLHLAGEQVPEQQFLMAWVAVPELTVTPSTQTYTPLGGHRVRYTSDGFRSDVEFDSTGLVLDYPGLATTHLGDDGTYRDNGS from the coding sequence ATGGACGATTTCGTACGCTTCACCCGCACCTGGCACGTCTGGGCCAGCAAGGGATACGACACCGCTTGGGGGGAGTTCGAGGGAGACCGGCTCCACGCGCGTGGCCGGGCAATCGCCCTGGAGGGCGGCCCCTACTGGGTCGGCTACCGGCTCGAGACCGGGCCGCGCTTCGTCACCCGTTCGCTGCACGTCAGCGTGGAGGGGCCGGGCCATGCGAAGCGCGAACTCGCGCTGTGCCGCGACGACGAAGGGCGGTGGACGGTCGACGGGCAGGCGCGTGCCGAGTTCGACGGCGCCCTCGACTGCGACCTCGGTCTCTGCCCCCTGACCAACACCATGCCCGTACGCCGCCACGGGCTCCACCTCGCCGGTGAACAGGTCCCCGAGCAGCAGTTCCTGATGGCCTGGGTGGCCGTACCGGAACTGACCGTAACCCCGTCCACGCAGACGTACACCCCGCTCGGCGGTCACCGGGTGCGGTACACCTCCGACGGCTTCCGCAGTGACGTGGAGTTCGACAGCACCGGACTCGTCCTCGACTACCCGGGGCTGGCCACCACCCACCTGGGTGACGACGGCACATACCGCGACAACGGAAGCTGA
- a CDS encoding Rieske (2Fe-2S) protein, with the protein MGDTTRRRTVLAAGAATLAGTVLSGCGNDGGSEAAADNAPAAAPSAGGGSGGGAGGGQALAQTSEIPVGGGKVFKDQKVVVTQPMAGQFKAFSATCTHQGCSVATVKDGNIVCPCHQSLFKIADGTVAGGPATRPLAAAKISVEGDKISLA; encoded by the coding sequence ATGGGTGACACCACGCGTCGGCGCACGGTTCTCGCGGCGGGCGCCGCCACGCTGGCAGGCACCGTCCTGAGCGGCTGCGGCAACGACGGCGGGTCGGAGGCGGCAGCCGACAACGCGCCGGCCGCCGCACCCTCGGCGGGCGGTGGCAGCGGCGGCGGCGCAGGAGGCGGGCAGGCGCTCGCGCAGACGTCGGAGATCCCGGTCGGCGGCGGCAAGGTGTTCAAGGACCAGAAGGTGGTGGTCACCCAGCCGATGGCGGGTCAGTTCAAGGCCTTCTCGGCGACTTGTACGCATCAGGGCTGCTCGGTCGCGACGGTGAAGGACGGAAACATCGTCTGCCCCTGCCACCAGAGCCTCTTCAAGATCGCGGACGGCACGGTCGCCGGCGGCCCCGCCACCCGTCCGCTGGCGGCGGCGAAGATATCGGTGGAGGGCGACAAGATCTCCCTCGCCTGA
- a CDS encoding DoxX family protein — MTTTSSDLRTRAAEYALLPLRLFLGITFVYAGLDKLTDAAFLSAAGDGSIGQQMEAVRDSAALPGLIELSSQNPVGFGIAMALGELAVGLGALAGLLTRVAALGGALISLSLWLTISWPTTPYYYGNDLAYLMAWTPLILAGAPALSLDALLHRRRRRPASAHARSGRNPATAVPS; from the coding sequence GTGACTACGACATCCTCCGACCTGCGCACCCGAGCGGCCGAGTACGCACTCCTGCCGCTGCGTCTCTTCCTCGGCATCACCTTCGTCTACGCCGGTCTGGACAAGCTGACCGACGCGGCATTCCTGTCCGCTGCCGGTGACGGCTCGATCGGACAGCAGATGGAAGCGGTACGGGACTCGGCCGCCCTGCCCGGACTGATCGAACTCTCCTCGCAGAACCCGGTGGGTTTCGGCATCGCGATGGCCCTCGGTGAACTGGCCGTCGGGCTGGGGGCCCTGGCGGGGCTGCTGACCCGGGTCGCCGCCCTCGGCGGCGCCCTGATCTCGCTGAGCCTGTGGCTGACCATCAGCTGGCCGACCACCCCGTACTACTACGGCAACGACCTGGCGTACCTGATGGCCTGGACGCCGCTGATCCTCGCGGGAGCCCCTGCGCTCTCGCTCGACGCGCTGCTGCACCGTCGGCGGCGCCGGCCGGCGTCGGCGCACGCGAGGTCCGGACGGAACCCGGCCACCGCCGTCCCGTCCTGA
- a CDS encoding GlxA family transcriptional regulator has translation MNSRPHSPLSGPHVVVFAMFPGIDALDVTGPAEVFAMTNLVLGAGHPGPARGYEVHLAGERRGPVETSAGVRLHVEELFCEQGTIDTLVVPGRIRIGAEGPEPHVDPAVVAWLREAGPAAGRVASVCVGAQVTAAAGLLDGHRATTHWATADRFAADHPAVEVDPDPIFVRSGRMWTSAGITSSMDLALALVAEDHGDEVALEVARIMVMYLQRPGGQSQFSVPLAHPAGSRADLRELRRWIGEHLDADLSVPALAARMSMSERHFARVFRAETGSTPGAYVERMRLEAARRLLERTSRLAPDIARACGFGSVESLHRVFRDRLDTSPGEYRSRFRTAA, from the coding sequence ATGAACTCCCGCCCGCACTCCCCCCTCTCCGGCCCCCACGTGGTCGTGTTCGCGATGTTCCCCGGGATCGACGCGCTCGACGTGACGGGTCCGGCGGAGGTCTTCGCCATGACGAACCTCGTGCTGGGGGCCGGGCACCCGGGTCCCGCTCGCGGCTACGAGGTGCACCTGGCCGGTGAGAGGCGCGGTCCGGTGGAGACTTCCGCCGGAGTACGCCTGCACGTGGAGGAACTGTTCTGCGAGCAGGGAACGATCGACACGCTGGTGGTGCCGGGCCGGATCCGGATCGGTGCCGAGGGTCCCGAGCCGCATGTCGACCCCGCGGTGGTGGCCTGGCTCCGCGAGGCCGGACCGGCCGCGGGCCGGGTCGCTTCGGTGTGCGTGGGCGCGCAGGTGACCGCCGCCGCCGGTCTGCTCGACGGCCACCGGGCGACCACCCACTGGGCCACCGCCGATCGGTTCGCCGCGGACCACCCCGCCGTCGAGGTCGACCCCGATCCCATCTTCGTCCGCTCGGGCCGGATGTGGACGAGCGCCGGCATCACCTCGTCCATGGACCTCGCCCTGGCACTCGTGGCCGAGGACCACGGGGACGAGGTCGCCCTCGAAGTCGCCCGCATCATGGTCATGTACCTCCAGCGGCCGGGCGGCCAGAGCCAGTTCAGCGTGCCCCTTGCCCACCCGGCCGGCAGCCGCGCCGATCTGCGCGAACTGAGGCGGTGGATCGGCGAGCACCTCGACGCCGACCTGTCCGTGCCTGCGCTCGCCGCACGGATGTCCATGAGCGAGCGGCATTTCGCCCGGGTGTTCCGGGCCGAGACCGGCAGCACGCCCGGCGCCTACGTGGAGAGGATGCGGCTGGAGGCGGCGCGCCGGCTCCTGGAACGCACCTCACGCCTCGCGCCCGACATCGCCCGCGCCTGCGGGTTCGGCTCGGTCGAATCCCTGCACCGCGTCTTCCGCGACCGGCTGGACACCTCTCCGGGCGAGTACCGCAGCCGGTTCCGTACCGCCGCCTGA